A genomic stretch from Melopsittacus undulatus isolate bMelUnd1 chromosome W, bMelUnd1.mat.Z, whole genome shotgun sequence includes:
- the LOC117438025 gene encoding uncharacterized protein, with amino-acid sequence MLEDERAKGYIPKRVNEYIPTDHSFDMGRRWKGVITQANLNGEVTLEPLISAPVRVTQNGAEWTPLDWNLVSKLQQSVMAYGATNSAVRRQMTAFMKYQELVPADIRLLMETLLGATAFTMFLVKWQERLELKQLEFKAGDANLLKIKTGDSNLLEFKAEDANLLQTATETEVNEVLRSTSPEKNEALEAQQQMSLFQNRIREQNAHLEMLREKAHDLEVQLESSQKNAKDKENTFAQMEENMEDTIQQLCESTEEKEQDVKSLQDLVASERLSVLQCALSVRDSEIRELKNEIALCKMKEQQHVEELTISHEKDICRQLENLRAELEKCHRREIAEARQVYEEEMVLKYKNELEELKRELCALNSEEHVQTLNGIIIDLNKSLHESEVNKESLRKRLENQQEDFEREKSEIETKYKGLIDGLKLQLSDAEEQLKEAEQYKQVKQSSRGKIQKLNSLVKELNEKQLYEAKATTDVKQKPDEDNVSNKKVMTLRENQILPEMRAEFDAMWNEPHQLTGEDELVHEELEFQYGFGVGSSRDPLAEIKNSEVTENNENGEGDDSLKVIETKIEQQQVYRYDPEYPVMVLVYGSQQYRSAIIAQQIEKHLAILEWVFPSYQPSASVTTLQDYIGSLLLKAKERVRLVFGVDPSVFVLPWKTTDLIQEWSLCSMTFALAVNGVQLSTHYPSHPLFQTTSIIMRGPIVKQKPISNALTVFTDASGRTGKYGFAWQDNQNWKLKIWTDTGKSVQILELQAIVETLNWFSSQALNIVSDSAYAVSVVNRIDCPKIGKIGTLEIEELVIRLKGIIQERKEPIWCCHMRSHTNLPGIFSQGNAVRNERTADGVLINYLWNLARELLEEKRNEDIRSGSTCGSDGTGNYDVT; translated from the exons ATGTTAGAGGATGAGAGGGCAAAGGGGTATATCCCTAAAAGAGTAAACGAATATATCCCTACAGATCATTCTTTTGACATGGGGCGGAGATGGAAAGGAGTTATCACACAAGCTAATTTGAATGGGGAGGTTACTTTAGAACCATTAATATCTGCTCCAGTACGGGTTACAcagaatggagcagaatggACACCTTTAGACTGGAATTTGGTCTCAAAATTACAACAAAGTGTTATGGCCTACGGAGCCACTAATTCGGCTGTACGAAGACAGATGACAGCCTTTATGAAATACCAGGAGCTTGTTCCTGCCGATATTAGATTGCTTATGGAAACTCTCCTAGGGGCTACGGCTTTTACAATGTTTCTGGTAAAGTGGCAGGAACGCTTAGAGCTAAAACAACTAGAGTTTAAGGCTGGAGATGCCAACCTGCTCAAGATTAAGACTGGAGACTCCAACCTACTAGAATTTAAGGCTGAAGATGCCAACCTACTACAGACAGCAACAGAGACAGAGGTTAATGAGGTGCTGAGGAGTACAAGCcctgagaaaaatgaagcattagaAGCCCAGCAACAGATGTCCTTGTTTCAGAACCGTATCAGAGAGCAAAATGCACATTTGGAGATGCTGCGTGAGAAAGCACATGACCTGGAAGTACAGCTTGAGTCTTCTCAAAAGAATGccaaagataaagaaaatacatttgcccaaatggaagagaatatGGAAGATACAATTCAACAGCTATGCGAAAGCacggaagaaaaagaacaagatgttAAAAGTCTCCAAGATCTAGTGGCATCAGAAAGGTTGTCTGTATTACAATGTGCCCTTTCTGTCCGGGActcagaaataagagaattgaaaaatgaaatagctttatgcaaaatgaaagaacaacaaCATGTTGAAGAACTGACAATCAGCCATGAGAAGGATATTTGCAGACAGTTGGAGAACTTgagggctgagctggagaagtgcCACAGAAGGGAAATTGCAGAAGCCAGGCAGgtatatgaagaagaaatggttttgaaatataAGAATGAACTTGAAGAGCTAAAAagagagctctgtgctctgaattCTGAAGAGCATGTTCAGACTTTGAATGGCATAATAATTGACTTAAATAAGAGTCTTCATGAGTCTGAAGTTAATAAAGAATCTTTGAGGAAGAGACTTGAGAACCAACAGGAAgactttgagagagaaaaatctgaaattgaaaCTAAATACAAGGGTTTGATTGATGGGCTTAAGTTGCAACTTTCtgatgcagaagagcagctcaagGAAGCTGAGCAATATAAACAAGTAAAACAGTCCTCGCGTGGAAAGattcagaaactgaattctCTCGTCAAGGAATTAAATGAGAAGCAACTTTATGAGGCTAAAGCCACTACAGATGTAAAGCAAAAGCCTGATGAAGACAATGTCTCCAATAAAAAGGTAATGACTTTGAGGGAAAACCAGATTTTACCAGagatgagagcagaatttgatgCGATGTGGAATGAGCCACACCAGTTGACAGGTGAAGATGAGCTAGTTCATGAAGAACTAGAGTTCCAGTATGGCTTTGGAGTAGGCTCCTCAAGGGATCCATTAGCAGAAATCAAGAATTCAGAGGTCACAGAGAATAATGAAAACGGTGAAGGTGATGACTCTCTTAAAGTAATTGAGACAAAAATTGAGCAACAACAGGTTTATAGATATGACCCTGAATATCcagttatggttttggtttatggaTCACAGCAATACAGATCTGCTATTATAGCGcaacaaattgaaaaacactTAGCGATCCTAGAATGGGTTTTCCCATCGTATCAGCCTTCTGCATCTGTTACCACGCTCCAGGATTATATTGGGTCCCTATTGTTAAAAGCCAAAGAACGTGTCAGGTTGGTGTTTGGTGTTGatccttctgtatttgtactaCCTTGGAAAACTACTGATTTAATCCAAGAATGGTCATTATGTTCTATGACCTTTGCTCTTGCAGTTAATGGGGTACAATTGTCAACACATTATCCCTCTCATCCGCTGTTTCAAACAACCTCTATTATAATGAGAGGGCCtattgtgaaacaaaaacctataTCAAATGCACTTACTGTATTCACTGATGCCAGTGGACGTACTGGGAAATATGGCTTCGCATGGCAAGACAATCAAAATTGGAAACTAAAGATATGGACTGACAcaggaaaatcagtgcaaatcttAGAACTACAAGCCATTGTTGAAACCTTAAATTGGTTTTCCTCACAAGCCTTAAATATTGTATCCGATTCAGCATATGCAGTCAGTGTAGTCAATCGTATTGACTGTCCAAAAATAGGTAAAATTGGAACATTGGAAATTGAAGAATTGGTAATTCGCCTAAAGGGTATAATTCAAGAACGTAAGGAGCCCATCTGGTGCTGCCACATGCGAAGTCATACCAACTTACCTGGTATCTTTTCCCAGGGTAATGCTGTAA GAAACGAGAGGACAGCAGACGGTGTCTTAATAAACTATTTGTGGAATCTAGCTAGggaacttttggaagaaaaacgaAATGAAGATATTAGGTCTGGCAGCACCTGTGGTTCTGATGGAACAGGGAACTATGATGTCACATAA